The segment GGCGGACCGCGACGTACGTCGCACCCGAGCCGCTGGGGCGCGCGGCGATCCGCTACTTCGCGATGGCGACCGGTGACGACAACCCGTTGCACCTCGCGGGTGACCTCGCTCCTCCCACGCTGGTGTGCGAGACCAACCAGTTCGTGGACCTTCCGCGCGACGTCAACGGCTTCGCCGGGCACGGCTGGGGCTTCCACCTGCCCGGCACCCGGGAGGTGCGCGGTGGCAACTCCTACCGCTTCCACCGGCCCGTCCGGCCCGAGGACGTCGTCACCACCCACTGGGAGGTCACCGACGTCACCGAGCGCGTGACGGGTGGCGGCCAGGCGATGGTGATCGTGACGTCGCTCGCGACCTACACCAACCAGGAGGGCCACCTGCTCGTCGAGAACGAGGAGACGCTCATCTACGTGGAGGTGCCCACGCGATGACGACAGGGACCGAGATCTCGCTCGAGCGCACCGTCGAGCTGGCCGACATGGTCGCCTACGCCGGTGCCACCTGGGACTGGCACCGGCTGCACTACGACAGCGCCTGGCTCGCCGAGCGCGGCCTGGACCGGCCCGTGGTCGACGGCCAGCTCTTCGGCGCCCTGCTCGCCGAGATGGTGCTGGACTGGGCCGGTCCGGGTGCCACGCTGAGTGCATTGTCGTTCCGGTTCAACAGCTTCGTGTTCGCGGGGGAGCGGGTGCGCTGCGCGGGCCGGGTGACGTCGGTCGAGGACGGCGTGGCGACGCTCGAGTGCCGCGTCGAGGTCGTCGGCGACCAGGCGCGCGTCGCCGTCGCCCCGGCAGCCGCGCAGGTACGGCTGCGATGAGCACCGCAGTCGCCATCGTCGGAGCAGCCGAGTCGGACCTCGGGTCCACGGGCCGCTCGATCCTCGGCCTGCAGACGCAAGCGGTGACCCGGGCCCTGGCCGACGCCGGGCTCACCCTCGCCGAGGTCGACGGCCTCGCGACCACCGGCGTGGGTCGCTTCTCCGCGACCCAGCTCGCCGACCACCTCGGCCTCGCACCGACCTGGACCGACTCGACCTTCGCGGGAGGCAGCGCGTTCGAGATGTTCGTCGCCCGGGCGACCCAGGCGATCCGCGACGGCCAGTGCACGACGGTCGTGATCTCGTTCGCGTCCAACCAGCGCTCGGCCCGGTCGCGCCGGCTCGGTGGACTGTTCGAGCCGTGGGCGCCCGAGGCCCAGTTCGAGGAGCCCTACGACCCGCTCTACCCGGCGTCCTACTACGCGATGGCCGCCCAGGCCTACCTGCACCGCTACGGCGGCAGCCGCGAGCAGCTCGCCGAGGTCGCCGTCGCGGCGCGGGAGTGGGCGCTGCTCAACCCGGCGGCGTACCGCCACGAGGCCGGCCCGCTGACGGTCGCCGACGTCCTGGACGCCCCGATGGTCTCCAGCCCGCTCACGGTCGCCGACTGCTGCCTGGTCACCGACGGCGGGGGAGCGGTCGTGCTCACCTCCCTCGAACGCGCCCGGGACCTGCGCCGTACCCCCGTGGAGGTGCTCGGTTACGGCGAGCGCACCACGCACACCTCCTTCACGACGGTGGCGGACCTGGCGGTGCCAGGTGCAGGAGGCGCGGCCGCCGACGCCTTCGCCCGAGCCGGCGTCACCGCCGACGACGTCGACGTGCTCGAGGTCTACGACTCGTTCACGATCACCGCGGCGCTCAGCATCGAGGGCCTCGGCTTCTGCGGTCCCGGCGAGGTGCTCGACTACATCGCGGACGGCCGGATCCGACCCGGCGGCGCCCTGCCGTTGAACACCAACGGCGGCGGCCTCTCCTACTGCCACCCCGGCCAGTACGGCGTGCTGCTGCTCGTCGAGGCCGTCCGGCAGCTTCGGGGTGAGTGCGGTGATCGCCAGGTCGCCGGCGCCGAGATCGCCGTCGCCCACGGCACCGGCGGCATCCTCTCGACCCACGCCACGGTCGTCCTGGGGGCGGCCGGATGAGCGAGCCCACGACGACCTTCGTGCCCGGCGAGGTGCCGCCCGCGGACGAGATGACCGCGGCCTGGTGGGATGCGACCCGCGAGCACCGGTTCACCGTCCAGGCGTGTCCTGCCTGCGACCACGTCCAGCACCCTCCCCGGTCGCACTGCACGCGCTGCGGCGGCACCGGACCGCTCATCCCTCGCGAGATCTCGGGTGCGGGCACCGTCGACACCTTCACCGTCGTGCACCGCGGTCCGCGGGCCGACGTCGAGACGCCCTACGTTCTGGCGCGCGTGCGGCTGGCCGAGGGCCCGGTCGTGCTCACCCGACTGCCGTCCGAGCCGCAGGTCGGCGACCCCGTCACCGTCGGCTGGGTGGACCTGCCCGACGGTCGGTCGCTCCCCGTCTTCCGTCCCACGACCCAGGAGTCCGCATGAGGTTCGAGCTGGACGAGGATCAGCGCGCGTTCAAGTCGCTGCTGCGCACCTTCGTCGACAAGGAGATAGTCCCCGTCGCACGGGAGTGGGAGGCCTCGGGGCGCTACCCGACCGAGATCGTGGACCGGATGAAGGAGATGGGCCTCTTCGGCATCACCGTGCCGGAGGAGCACGGCGGCCTCGACCTCGACCCGGTCTCCTTCGCGCTGGTCTTCGAGGAGATCGCTCGCGGATGGATGGGCATCGCGGGCATCCTCGGCAGCCATTCCCTTGCCTGCCGGCTGATCTCGATGCACGGCACGGAGGAGCAGAAGCAGGCCTACCTGCCCGGGCTCGCCACTGGTGAGCGCCGCAGCGGCATCGGCCTCACCGAGCCCGACGCCGGCACGGACCTGCAGGGCATCCGTACGACCGCCCGCCTGGACGGCGACCACTACGTGGTCAACGGCGCGAAGACGTGGATCACCAACGCCCGCCACGCGAACCCGCTGCCGGTCCTGGTCAAGACCGACCCGGGCGCATCGCCCGCCCACCGGGGCATGAGTGTGCTGCTCATCGAGGCCGACACCCCCGGCTACGAGGTCACCAGGGACATCCCGAAGCTCGGCTACAAGGGAACCGAGTCCTGCGAGATCTCGCTTACCGACGTGCACGTGCCGGTGAGCCGGCTGGTCGGCGGCGTCGAGGGCCGCGGGATGCAGCAGGTGCTGTCGGCCCTGGAGTGGGGGCGGGTCAACATCGCCGCCCGCTCGGTGGGCATCGCCCAGCGCGCGCACGACGAGGCACTCTCCTACGCCCAGCAGCGCAAGGCGTTCGGTCAGCCGATCGCGGAGTTCCAGGCGATCCAGCTCACGCTCGGCGAGCTCGGTACCCAGGTGCAGGCGGCGCGGCTGATGGCCTACTGGGCCGCCGATGCCGTCCGGCGAGGCCGGGCCGACGGCGCCACCGGCATGGCCAAGATCTTCTGCTCGGAGGTGGCCCTGCAGGCCGCGATCGACGCGATGAAGGTGCACGGCGGCTACGGCTACTCGACCGAGTTCGAGGTCGAGCGGCTCTACCGCGACTCGATCCTGATGAGCATCGGTGAGGGCACCAACGACGTCCTTCGCACGGTCGTGGCGAAGTCCCTGATCAAGGGGGAGACCCGTGTCGGTTGATGTGCGCACCTGGCTGGCGCGATCCGCGCTCTACGTGCCCGGCGATGCCGAGGACAAGCTCCGCCGGATCCTGGAACGGGGGGCGGACGAGGTCATCATCGATCTCGAGGACGCTGTCGCGCCGGCGGCGAAGGACCGTGCCCGCGAGACCGTGCGCATCTGGCTGCACGACCTGCCGGTCCTGGACGACGTCGCCGTCTGGGTGCGGGTCAACCCGGGTGCGCTGCGAGAGGCCGACGTCCGCGCAGTGGTGGGAGCCCCGGCCCTGACCGGTCTCATGCTCGCCAAGACGGAGTCCGTCGACGAGCTCGTCGAGCTCGACGCCCTGCTGTCGTCGCTCGGCTCGACTGCGGGCGTCGTGCCCCTGCTGGAGAGCGCCAGGGCGGTGCTCCGCGCCGGAGAGCTGGCGGAGGCGCCGCGGGTGCACCGGCTCCAGATCGGCGAGGCCGACCTCCGTGCCGACGTCGGGATCACACCGGGTGCCGACGACCGCGAGCTGCTCTACGCCCGCTCGCACGTCGTCCTGGCGTCCACGGCTGCGGGCATCAAGCCGCCGATCGCACCGGTCTCCACCAACTTCCGTGACCTCGGTGCGTTCCGGGAGTCGACCATCGAGCTCGCCCGGCTTGGATTCGTCGGCCGCGCCTGCATCCACCCCGGCCAGGTCGCGGTCGCCAACGAGGTCTTCACCCCGACCGGGGACCAGGTCGAGGCGGCCAGGCGCCTGGTCGGGCAGTGGGAGCTCGCCGGTGCCGGCGTCGCCGTCGACGATGACGGCGACTTCGTCGACGAGGCCGTCGTACGCCATGCCCGATTGACCCTCGCCCGAGCCCGCTGACCACGACCAGGAGTGACCATGACCAACGCCGTCATCACCGGAAGCACCAAGGGCATCGGCTTCGCCCTCGCCCGCGAGCTCGTACGGCGCGGCCACAGCGTCGCTGTCTCCGGCCGTGGTCGCGATGCCGTCGACGAGGCGGTCGGGAGGCTCCGTCCCGAGGCCACCGGTGACGCCGCGGTGATCGGCGTACCCACCGACGTCACCGACCCCACGCAGGTGCAGGCACTCTGGGAGGCCGCCGCGTCGGCGTTCGGCTCCGTCGACCTCTGGGTCAACAACGCAGGTGTGGCCTACACCAACCGGACGATCCTGGAGACGACCCCCGAGGAGGTGGCGACGATGGTCGGCACCAACATGCTCGGCACCATCCACGGCGCGCAGGTGGCCGTGCGCTCGATGACGGCGGCCGGTCGCGGTCAGGTCTTCAACATCCTCGGCGGTGGCAGCGACGGCTCCGTCCGGCCCGGCATGGGTGTCTACTCCTCGACCAAGCGCGGTCTCGACCAGTTCACCCGGGCACTGGTCAAGGAGGTCGACGGCACCGCGGTCCGGGTCGGCCAGGTCCGCCCGGGGATCCTGATCAGCGACGGCTGGCTGCGCGAGGCGGCCAGCCACCCTGACGCCGTCGCCAGCCAGCGCAGGATGGTCAACATCCTCAGCGACCACGTCGACGACGTGGCGCCCTTCCTGGTCGACCAGATGCTGGCGAGCAGGAAGAACGGGGCCGAGATCGCCTGGCTGACCTCCGGCCGGATGATGAGGAAGTTCCTGCGCGGCGCCAAGGACGACAAGCTCGCGCGCTACGGCCTCTGAGGGCGCGGTGGCTTCGGGGCGCGCCTCGTGGAGGACGCGCCGCCGACAGGCTCGGGGGGAGACCCGTCGGCGGCGCGT is part of the Nocardioides cavernae genome and harbors:
- a CDS encoding MaoC family dehydratase produces the protein MSLLSEEVRALVGRTATYVAPEPLGRAAIRYFAMATGDDNPLHLAGDLAPPTLVCETNQFVDLPRDVNGFAGHGWGFHLPGTREVRGGNSYRFHRPVRPEDVVTTHWEVTDVTERVTGGGQAMVIVTSLATYTNQEGHLLVENEETLIYVEVPTR
- a CDS encoding MaoC/PaaZ C-terminal domain-containing protein, which gives rise to MTTGTEISLERTVELADMVAYAGATWDWHRLHYDSAWLAERGLDRPVVDGQLFGALLAEMVLDWAGPGATLSALSFRFNSFVFAGERVRCAGRVTSVEDGVATLECRVEVVGDQARVAVAPAAAQVRLR
- a CDS encoding acetyl-CoA acetyltransferase; translated protein: MSTAVAIVGAAESDLGSTGRSILGLQTQAVTRALADAGLTLAEVDGLATTGVGRFSATQLADHLGLAPTWTDSTFAGGSAFEMFVARATQAIRDGQCTTVVISFASNQRSARSRRLGGLFEPWAPEAQFEEPYDPLYPASYYAMAAQAYLHRYGGSREQLAEVAVAAREWALLNPAAYRHEAGPLTVADVLDAPMVSSPLTVADCCLVTDGGGAVVLTSLERARDLRRTPVEVLGYGERTTHTSFTTVADLAVPGAGGAAADAFARAGVTADDVDVLEVYDSFTITAALSIEGLGFCGPGEVLDYIADGRIRPGGALPLNTNGGGLSYCHPGQYGVLLLVEAVRQLRGECGDRQVAGAEIAVAHGTGGILSTHATVVLGAAG
- a CDS encoding Zn-ribbon domain-containing OB-fold protein; amino-acid sequence: MSEPTTTFVPGEVPPADEMTAAWWDATREHRFTVQACPACDHVQHPPRSHCTRCGGTGPLIPREISGAGTVDTFTVVHRGPRADVETPYVLARVRLAEGPVVLTRLPSEPQVGDPVTVGWVDLPDGRSLPVFRPTTQESA
- a CDS encoding acyl-CoA dehydrogenase family protein yields the protein MRFELDEDQRAFKSLLRTFVDKEIVPVAREWEASGRYPTEIVDRMKEMGLFGITVPEEHGGLDLDPVSFALVFEEIARGWMGIAGILGSHSLACRLISMHGTEEQKQAYLPGLATGERRSGIGLTEPDAGTDLQGIRTTARLDGDHYVVNGAKTWITNARHANPLPVLVKTDPGASPAHRGMSVLLIEADTPGYEVTRDIPKLGYKGTESCEISLTDVHVPVSRLVGGVEGRGMQQVLSALEWGRVNIAARSVGIAQRAHDEALSYAQQRKAFGQPIAEFQAIQLTLGELGTQVQAARLMAYWAADAVRRGRADGATGMAKIFCSEVALQAAIDAMKVHGGYGYSTEFEVERLYRDSILMSIGEGTNDVLRTVVAKSLIKGETRVG
- a CDS encoding HpcH/HpaI aldolase/citrate lyase family protein — its product is MSVDVRTWLARSALYVPGDAEDKLRRILERGADEVIIDLEDAVAPAAKDRARETVRIWLHDLPVLDDVAVWVRVNPGALREADVRAVVGAPALTGLMLAKTESVDELVELDALLSSLGSTAGVVPLLESARAVLRAGELAEAPRVHRLQIGEADLRADVGITPGADDRELLYARSHVVLASTAAGIKPPIAPVSTNFRDLGAFRESTIELARLGFVGRACIHPGQVAVANEVFTPTGDQVEAARRLVGQWELAGAGVAVDDDGDFVDEAVVRHARLTLARAR
- a CDS encoding SDR family oxidoreductase, translating into MTNAVITGSTKGIGFALARELVRRGHSVAVSGRGRDAVDEAVGRLRPEATGDAAVIGVPTDVTDPTQVQALWEAAASAFGSVDLWVNNAGVAYTNRTILETTPEEVATMVGTNMLGTIHGAQVAVRSMTAAGRGQVFNILGGGSDGSVRPGMGVYSSTKRGLDQFTRALVKEVDGTAVRVGQVRPGILISDGWLREAASHPDAVASQRRMVNILSDHVDDVAPFLVDQMLASRKNGAEIAWLTSGRMMRKFLRGAKDDKLARYGL